The following proteins come from a genomic window of Streptomyces sp. GS7:
- the lanM gene encoding type 2 lanthipeptide synthetase LanM, whose product MSNPTLGVQAFLPFYQYVLPLETFTENLAPQLAATVAEEDREKVTAKLWQVALHVVEDHSYRTLIERFHHFRAGRGLPLDPDSSIGIDAFRLALRHPDTCEAILDAYPVLRRRLARITENLRKAYARMLAAFRDDRAQLTDIAGIGAQETIREVSLSNSDPHNGNQRVVFVTTTSGAQLVYKPRPLAGDAFAHAVFEAAEPYVQHSLSGCVPASISPGGHGWQAMLAGKPMTSDAQAGRYFYRLGALICLFGALGATDLHDENLLACGEFPCVVDTETLLRAHFGAAMKDTLTDTLVEQTRLSPASTLLLPVNNPHSVIDVMLAGVGVLGEQRSSLKNPTVVDPESDGIRVEWRTFTHRHSDNVPSLKGEQLAIGDYFVDVMSGYRDALECVRSGAIDAVLDRFADMPVRCLIRATEVYARYLDASTHPTYLRDENETRRLFGLLRRFHKTLTPEQNDALAAAEHAALDAGDIPYFTTLAGDTDVCAYGGEPWPLFHRSPLATARRGLAMARERHDRFHRFLIEECLGHIAPDAGGLWRHSVFGPTLVPAGPGTWGGRIAEVIGDLAVTSGNEPEHGAGAGAGWIGSIGPDRHTPTINPGNHVAFHDMGGIRRAVASAGRHSTAHAAEVGLRELTDTYGEQLDALPESVFSGFASQLLSMPDAIDDAWLDTLLEKIAKRGEDREGDLSNGPAGPLMLLLSRMESGIPVRAASLDALARTAFDPHGPRPKGAGWEVAHGQLGVMWAKARAGRLMSHGQWRREAAEWLERHLPDCRPTLAGWCNGAAGLLLAAGEIGRRTGLDDLVRAHAERLAQAAVALPDDRPVDLSVCHGTAGVIQCLLAASRHLDDPTLIDLARSYQHRVLAQARQTGFYVGAPGHTSLVGYMLGWAGVADSDLMLNTPELPNGAPTAFLC is encoded by the coding sequence ATGAGCAATCCGACTCTGGGTGTGCAGGCGTTCCTTCCCTTCTATCAGTACGTCCTTCCGCTGGAGACGTTCACGGAGAACCTGGCGCCGCAACTCGCCGCGACCGTGGCCGAGGAGGACCGTGAGAAGGTCACCGCCAAGTTGTGGCAGGTGGCGTTGCATGTCGTGGAGGACCATAGCTACCGCACGTTGATAGAGCGCTTCCACCACTTCCGTGCAGGGCGCGGCCTCCCCCTGGATCCCGACAGCAGCATCGGCATCGACGCGTTCCGCCTCGCCCTGCGTCATCCGGACACCTGCGAGGCGATCTTGGATGCGTATCCGGTGTTGCGGCGCCGCCTGGCGAGGATCACGGAAAACCTGCGAAAGGCGTACGCGAGGATGCTCGCCGCTTTCCGCGACGACCGTGCGCAATTGACCGACATCGCCGGAATCGGGGCGCAGGAGACGATCCGGGAAGTGAGTCTGTCGAACTCCGACCCGCACAACGGCAATCAGCGGGTCGTTTTCGTCACCACCACCTCGGGCGCGCAGCTGGTCTACAAGCCGAGGCCGCTGGCCGGGGACGCGTTCGCCCATGCCGTGTTCGAGGCCGCCGAGCCGTATGTGCAACACAGCCTCTCCGGTTGCGTTCCCGCGTCGATCTCGCCGGGCGGACACGGCTGGCAGGCGATGTTGGCCGGTAAGCCCATGACCTCCGACGCGCAGGCGGGGCGCTATTTCTACCGTCTCGGGGCTCTGATCTGCTTGTTCGGCGCTCTCGGCGCCACCGACCTGCACGACGAAAACCTGCTCGCCTGCGGCGAGTTCCCCTGCGTGGTCGATACCGAGACCCTGCTGCGCGCCCACTTCGGCGCCGCCATGAAGGACACGCTCACCGACACGCTGGTGGAGCAGACGAGGCTCTCGCCGGCGTCCACGCTGCTGCTGCCGGTCAATAACCCGCACTCCGTGATCGACGTGATGCTTGCCGGTGTCGGCGTGCTCGGTGAGCAGAGGTCGTCGCTGAAGAACCCGACGGTCGTGGACCCCGAGAGCGACGGCATTCGGGTCGAATGGCGGACGTTCACCCACCGGCATTCCGACAACGTCCCGTCTCTGAAGGGCGAACAGCTCGCCATCGGCGACTACTTCGTCGACGTGATGAGCGGCTATCGGGATGCCCTGGAATGCGTGCGGTCCGGCGCGATCGACGCGGTACTGGACCGCTTCGCGGACATGCCGGTGCGGTGCCTCATACGGGCGACGGAGGTCTACGCCCGCTACCTGGACGCCTCCACCCACCCGACGTATCTGCGCGACGAGAACGAAACCCGCCGGTTGTTCGGTCTGCTCCGGCGGTTCCACAAGACGCTGACGCCGGAACAGAACGATGCGCTGGCCGCCGCCGAGCACGCGGCCCTGGACGCCGGTGACATCCCGTACTTCACCACACTCGCCGGCGACACCGACGTCTGTGCGTACGGTGGCGAGCCGTGGCCGTTGTTCCACCGCTCTCCCCTCGCCACGGCCCGCCGGGGACTTGCCATGGCACGAGAGCGCCACGACAGGTTCCACCGGTTCCTGATCGAGGAGTGCCTCGGCCACATCGCCCCCGATGCCGGCGGATTGTGGCGGCATTCGGTCTTCGGCCCCACCCTCGTACCGGCCGGTCCCGGCACCTGGGGCGGGCGGATCGCCGAGGTGATCGGCGATCTGGCGGTCACCAGTGGCAACGAGCCCGAGCACGGCGCCGGTGCCGGTGCCGGATGGATCGGCAGTATCGGCCCGGACCGCCATACGCCCACCATCAATCCGGGCAACCACGTGGCCTTCCACGACATGGGAGGTATTCGACGCGCGGTGGCATCGGCCGGGCGCCACAGCACGGCGCATGCCGCCGAGGTCGGCCTCCGTGAACTCACCGACACGTACGGCGAGCAGTTGGACGCCCTCCCGGAATCAGTGTTCTCCGGATTCGCGTCACAACTGCTGTCGATGCCCGATGCGATCGACGACGCCTGGCTGGACACCCTGCTCGAAAAGATCGCCAAGCGGGGCGAGGACCGCGAGGGCGATCTGTCCAACGGGCCGGCCGGCCCCCTGATGCTGCTGCTGTCCCGCATGGAGAGCGGTATCCCGGTGCGTGCCGCGTCTCTGGACGCTCTGGCGCGCACGGCCTTCGATCCGCACGGGCCCCGGCCCAAGGGCGCCGGTTGGGAAGTCGCGCACGGACAGCTCGGCGTGATGTGGGCCAAAGCCCGGGCCGGGCGACTGATGTCCCATGGGCAGTGGCGGCGGGAGGCCGCCGAGTGGCTGGAACGCCACCTGCCGGACTGTCGGCCGACGCTCGCGGGCTGGTGCAACGGCGCCGCCGGTCTCCTCCTCGCGGCCGGCGAGATCGGCCGTCGCACCGGGCTCGACGACCTCGTGCGTGCGCATGCGGAACGCCTGGCGCAGGCCGCTGTCGCGTTGCCCGACGACCGGCCGGTGGACCTGTCGGTGTGCCACGGAACCGCCGGGGTGATCCAGTGCCTGCTCGCCGCCTCCCGCCATCTGGACGACCCGACGCTGATCGACCTGGCACGGTCCTACCAGCACCGGGTACTGGCGCAGGCCCGGCAGACCGGCTTCTACGTCGGAGCGCCGGGGCACACCTCGCTCGTCGGCTACATGCTCGGTTGGGCGGGTGTCGCGGACAGCGACTTGATGCTCAACACCCCTGAGCTGCCCAACGGGGCCCCGACCGCCTTCCTCTGCTAG
- a CDS encoding Lrp/AsnC family transcriptional regulator → MESDYDELDRRLVHALQIDGRAPFSTLAEVLGVSDRTVARRYARLRSAGAVRVLGGVDPTALGAILWFLRVRCAPAASLPVAEALARRPDTSWVSLSSGGTEITCVVRTESEADSEALLLAKLPRTPRVEGVTAHSVLHAFYGGPDNLVGKLGSLEAEAIERLRPPPVPHRRGPVRLDDGDRRLLALLATDGRAGFEQLASATGWSPTTVRRRMTELREHGLLYLDIDVDWRMFGVNARTLLWLSVAPAHLEEAGQALAGHPEIAFAAATTGPTNLYASVVCTNQQELYRYLTTRVAALPAITHVETAPVIRTVKQAGNQT, encoded by the coding sequence GTGGAATCCGACTACGACGAGCTGGATCGTCGACTCGTGCACGCCCTGCAGATCGACGGCCGTGCCCCGTTCAGCACCCTTGCCGAGGTTCTCGGCGTGTCGGATCGCACCGTCGCCCGCCGGTACGCCCGGTTGCGGTCGGCCGGGGCGGTACGGGTCCTGGGCGGGGTCGACCCCACCGCGCTGGGCGCCATCCTGTGGTTCCTGCGGGTGCGATGTGCGCCCGCCGCGTCGCTCCCGGTCGCCGAGGCGCTGGCCAGACGCCCCGACACGTCCTGGGTGAGCCTCAGCTCCGGCGGCACCGAGATCACCTGCGTGGTCCGTACCGAGAGCGAGGCGGACAGCGAGGCACTGTTGCTGGCCAAACTCCCCCGCACCCCACGCGTGGAGGGCGTGACCGCGCACTCCGTGCTGCACGCCTTCTACGGCGGCCCGGACAACCTGGTCGGAAAACTCGGGTCGTTGGAGGCGGAGGCGATCGAGCGACTGCGCCCGCCTCCGGTGCCGCATCGACGAGGACCGGTGCGGCTCGACGACGGTGACCGCAGACTCCTCGCCCTGCTCGCCACCGACGGCCGGGCCGGGTTCGAGCAGTTGGCCTCGGCGACCGGCTGGTCGCCGACGACGGTCCGGCGCCGGATGACGGAGCTGCGCGAACACGGCCTGCTCTATCTCGACATCGACGTCGACTGGCGCATGTTCGGCGTGAACGCCCGAACCCTGCTCTGGCTCTCGGTCGCCCCCGCACACCTGGAGGAGGCCGGTCAGGCACTGGCCGGGCATCCGGAGATCGCGTTCGCCGCCGCCACGACCGGCCCGACCAACCTGTACGCGAGCGTGGTGTGCACGAACCAACAGGAGCTGTACCGGTACCTGACCACGCGGGTCGCCGCACTCCCGGCCATCACACACGTCGAAACGGCACCGGTGATCAGGACCGTCAAGCAGGCAGGGAACCAGACATAG
- a CDS encoding FAD-dependent monooxygenase: MDTDVLIVGAGPTGMTLANELLMAGVSTVLVDRLSQRSDLSKAGGVQSRTLEALDQRGLLEPLLATGDHPVTTGHFAGIPLPLHSNRHRLPWRSVPQVVIEGFFERHLAAHGLHARRDHELVGLAQDDNGVTATFANGATLRSRHLVAADGAHSTVRSLLGAAFPGQPGTLTITAADVRLGGVDPSTSHTWNEDGHWAAVFPLGTDPQGRQLRRLVLGGPGRSLPREVPVTEDEIRHGLNTVFGTRVHLHELRYARRITNASRQVERYRHGRVFLAGDAAHVHLPLGAQGMNTGMQDALNLGWKLGAAVHGWAPENLLDTYHAERHPAGAAVLRNVRAQSLLMDWAGTRDPDVLAAREVFTAMAQLPDVQHHLADLMSGMAIRYPMPGTETHPLVGRPAPDLGLGPARVHELLRSGRGVLLDPADTFAGVAGPWSDRVDRAGQGADTEPMLIRPDGYVCWAGADDLEPALARWFGEPR; this comes from the coding sequence ATGGACACCGACGTGCTCATCGTCGGCGCCGGCCCGACCGGAATGACGCTGGCCAACGAGCTGCTGATGGCGGGGGTGTCGACCGTGCTCGTCGACAGGCTGTCGCAGCGCAGCGACCTGTCCAAGGCAGGCGGCGTGCAGTCCCGCACACTGGAGGCGCTCGACCAACGAGGGCTGCTGGAGCCCTTGCTGGCCACCGGAGACCACCCCGTCACCACCGGCCACTTCGCCGGTATCCCACTCCCGCTCCACTCCAACCGGCACCGTCTGCCATGGCGGTCCGTGCCGCAGGTGGTGATCGAGGGATTCTTCGAGCGGCACCTCGCCGCGCACGGCCTCCACGCCCGGAGGGACCACGAACTGGTCGGCCTCGCCCAGGACGACAACGGGGTCACCGCGACCTTCGCCAACGGCGCCACCCTCCGCTCCCGTCACCTCGTCGCCGCCGACGGAGCCCACAGCACCGTACGGTCGCTGCTGGGGGCCGCCTTCCCCGGTCAGCCCGGTACGTTGACGATCACCGCAGCCGACGTGCGGCTGGGCGGCGTCGATCCGTCCACGTCGCACACCTGGAACGAGGACGGGCACTGGGCGGCAGTGTTCCCGCTCGGCACCGATCCACAGGGCAGGCAGCTGCGCCGACTGGTCCTCGGCGGGCCGGGCCGGTCACTGCCGAGGGAGGTCCCGGTCACCGAGGACGAAATCCGCCACGGCCTGAACACCGTGTTCGGAACGCGGGTGCACCTGCACGAACTGCGCTACGCCCGCCGTATCACCAACGCGTCACGGCAGGTCGAGCGGTACCGGCACGGGCGGGTGTTCCTGGCGGGCGATGCCGCCCATGTGCACCTTCCGCTCGGTGCGCAGGGCATGAACACCGGGATGCAGGACGCACTCAACCTCGGTTGGAAGCTCGGCGCCGCCGTGCACGGCTGGGCACCAGAGAACCTGCTCGACACGTATCACGCGGAACGGCACCCGGCCGGGGCCGCCGTATTGCGCAACGTCCGGGCACAGAGCCTGCTGATGGACTGGGCCGGCACGCGCGATCCGGACGTGCTGGCCGCCCGGGAGGTCTTCACGGCCATGGCCCAACTGCCGGACGTCCAGCACCATCTCGCCGACCTGATGTCCGGGATGGCCATCCGCTACCCGATGCCGGGCACCGAAACCCATCCGCTCGTCGGCCGGCCCGCACCGGACCTGGGCCTCGGCCCGGCCCGGGTGCACGAACTGCTGCGGTCCGGGCGCGGCGTCCTGCTGGACCCGGCCGACACGTTCGCCGGGGTCGCCGGCCCCTGGTCGGACCGGGTGGACCGGGCGGGTCAGGGCGCCGACACCGAGCCGATGCTCATACGGCCGGACGGCTACGTGTGCTGGGCAGGCGCGGATGACCTGGAACCGGCGCTCGCCCGCTGGTTCGGCGAGCCCCGCTGA
- a CDS encoding DoxX family protein: MNTLLWVLTGLLAVLFLAAGAAKLLQPKEKVVATSGAWAADYSPGAIKAIGLLEILGALGTVLPAAVDTAVGLVPAAATGLGLLMIGAGAVHARRGEGRNVAVNALLLAMAAVVAWGRFGPYAF; encoded by the coding sequence ATGAACACCCTCCTCTGGGTCCTCACCGGACTCCTCGCCGTCCTGTTCCTCGCCGCCGGTGCAGCCAAGCTGCTCCAGCCCAAAGAGAAGGTCGTCGCGACCTCGGGCGCCTGGGCGGCGGACTACTCACCCGGCGCGATCAAGGCGATCGGCCTGCTGGAGATCCTCGGCGCCCTGGGCACCGTCCTGCCCGCCGCCGTCGATACCGCCGTCGGCCTGGTGCCCGCCGCGGCCACCGGACTCGGACTCCTCATGATCGGCGCCGGCGCCGTGCACGCCAGGCGCGGCGAAGGCCGAAACGTCGCGGTGAACGCCCTCCTGCTGGCCATGGCGGCCGTGGTGGCGTGGGGACGATTCGGACCGTACGCCTTCTGA
- a CDS encoding tautomerase family protein → MPLVRIDALRADSNRLGALGRAVHDALIETIGIPPDDHFQILVSHDGTNSTLHYGGYFDIDRDDDIVYVAITLRSGRTSEQKQALYRRIADLAHAYAGTAPRNVFVTLTENASIDWSLGNGEAQYVTSPPAADGTPSPAAGTATRT, encoded by the coding sequence ATGCCACTCGTCCGCATCGACGCGCTGCGCGCCGACAGCAACCGACTCGGCGCACTCGGCCGCGCCGTGCACGACGCCCTCATCGAGACGATCGGCATCCCGCCCGACGACCACTTCCAGATCCTGGTCAGCCACGACGGCACCAACAGCACACTGCACTACGGCGGTTACTTCGACATCGACCGCGACGACGACATCGTGTACGTCGCGATCACCCTGCGCTCCGGACGCACATCCGAGCAGAAGCAGGCGCTGTACCGCCGGATCGCCGACCTGGCCCACGCCTACGCGGGAACCGCACCACGCAACGTCTTCGTCACTCTGACCGAGAACGCGTCGATCGACTGGTCGCTCGGCAACGGGGAAGCCCAGTACGTCACTTCCCCCCCTGCGGCCGACGGCACACCGTCACCAGCCGCCGGGACCGCGACCAGGACGTGA
- a CDS encoding zinc ribbon domain-containing protein — protein sequence MPSNGSTFTRATAGRSANAPRWGGGRDLTRYLCAAAYLHREYARSLIREIAAEPHLGVAMAPACDVPVVLRHAYRANARRHSRDLLLAALFVLAVVFTFWAGRPQATLLMLLFAWVTVFSFELSTKYGRHLQGLRPGRFDPAAAPPPLNPEIAAGLRQIGDYAQGNVTAYSGYSPFIGYGNELESWSLTFDVTTSSGAGVTARDFDVKDLYAHIAQRVGALSLPCLEIEERLFVDGATLLGDRRFLPDPLGRPVASIPQDRMDELKRAPEEGARPYLVVHSTGWGGELVTSLFLRFFRSDSNLYVEAVQTVLCPLLDRYRVIDTLMPRPPVRDVLELLAQTLVSTVFVLFASPVRAVAGFSPDYWMFWRLRRQYKLITQLRNFDYGARQSVRQKAADGRHRRYFQKADCGMVLKTVEKRVLDALVEFAEARGIDVSELVQRQEIIINNGIIATQGAKVESSSVATGEKSRVSMNILNKIPLVRLD from the coding sequence GTGCCGTCCAACGGATCCACGTTCACGCGCGCCACGGCCGGCCGCTCCGCCAACGCGCCTCGCTGGGGCGGTGGTCGGGACCTGACCCGGTATCTGTGCGCCGCGGCCTATCTCCATCGCGAGTACGCCAGGTCGCTCATCAGGGAGATCGCGGCCGAACCCCATCTGGGGGTGGCGATGGCCCCGGCGTGCGACGTGCCCGTCGTGCTCCGGCACGCCTACCGGGCCAACGCCCGCCGACACAGCCGGGATCTGCTGCTCGCCGCCCTGTTCGTGCTGGCCGTCGTGTTCACCTTCTGGGCCGGCAGGCCGCAAGCCACCCTGCTGATGCTGCTCTTCGCCTGGGTCACGGTGTTCTCCTTCGAACTCTCCACGAAATACGGGCGCCACCTCCAGGGCCTCCGCCCGGGGCGCTTCGACCCCGCCGCCGCGCCCCCACCGCTCAATCCCGAGATCGCCGCCGGCCTGCGTCAGATCGGCGATTACGCTCAGGGGAACGTCACGGCGTACAGCGGCTATTCACCGTTCATCGGGTACGGGAACGAACTCGAATCGTGGTCCCTGACGTTCGACGTCACCACGTCGAGCGGGGCGGGGGTGACGGCGCGGGACTTCGACGTGAAGGATCTCTATGCCCATATCGCCCAGCGCGTCGGCGCGTTGTCCCTGCCCTGCCTGGAGATCGAAGAGCGGCTCTTCGTGGACGGCGCGACCCTCCTGGGCGACCGGCGCTTCCTGCCGGACCCGCTCGGGCGGCCCGTCGCCTCGATTCCGCAGGACCGGATGGACGAGCTGAAGCGGGCGCCCGAGGAGGGGGCCCGCCCCTATCTGGTGGTGCATTCCACCGGCTGGGGCGGCGAGTTGGTCACGTCGCTCTTCCTGCGTTTCTTCCGGTCGGACTCCAATCTCTATGTCGAGGCGGTTCAGACGGTGTTGTGCCCGTTGCTCGACCGCTACCGGGTCATCGACACCCTCATGCCCCGCCCGCCGGTGCGTGATGTCCTCGAACTGCTCGCGCAGACGCTGGTCAGCACCGTGTTCGTGCTGTTCGCCTCGCCCGTGCGCGCGGTCGCCGGATTCTCCCCGGACTACTGGATGTTCTGGCGGCTGCGCCGGCAGTACAAACTCATCACCCAGCTCCGGAACTTCGACTACGGGGCGCGGCAGAGCGTGCGGCAGAAGGCGGCGGACGGCAGGCACCGCCGCTATTTCCAGAAGGCCGACTGCGGCATGGTCCTCAAGACCGTCGAAAAGCGGGTTCTGGACGCCCTCGTGGAATTCGCCGAGGCGAGGGGTATCGACGTGAGTGAACTGGTGCAGCGTCAGGAAATCATCATCAACAACGGCATCATCGCGACCCAGGGCGCGAAGGTGGAATCCAGCTCGGTCGCGACCGGTGAGAAGTCCCGGGTCTCGATGAACATTCTCAACAAGATCCCCCTGGTGCGACTGGACTGA
- a CDS encoding NAD(P)-dependent alcohol dehydrogenase, which yields MRIQAALVESPGGPFTVHDDLVIAAPRPDEILVRMTAAGICHTDLSARRSWPAERSPMVFGHEGAGVVEAVGEEVDTVRPGDSVALSYRSCTTCGQCSARHPAYCETGIFALNASGARPDGTTPLSRANGDTVFGNFFGQSAFASHAIAHRSNVVKVPADLPPAIAAPLGCGVQTGVGTVLNVLRPPKGSSVAVFGTGSVGLSSVMAAVAEGCDVIAVDPLPARRAKALEFGATAAVDPTTDDVAEAVRDLTGGGPHHAIDTTGQAEVISQAVTALRRQGTLALVGIGGQATFDIMTVMTKGLRIRGVIEGDARPAEFIPHLVALHREGTLPLHDIITEFPFAEIERAAQAASAGQVIKPVLRFG from the coding sequence ATGCGTATTCAGGCAGCCCTCGTCGAGTCCCCCGGCGGGCCGTTCACCGTCCACGACGACCTCGTCATCGCCGCGCCGCGGCCGGACGAGATCCTGGTCAGGATGACGGCCGCGGGCATCTGCCACACCGACCTCAGCGCCCGGCGGAGCTGGCCCGCGGAGCGCAGCCCGATGGTCTTCGGGCACGAGGGCGCGGGCGTCGTCGAGGCCGTGGGCGAGGAGGTCGACACCGTCCGGCCCGGCGACAGTGTCGCCCTGAGCTACCGCAGCTGCACCACCTGCGGCCAGTGCAGCGCCCGCCACCCCGCCTACTGCGAGACCGGCATCTTCGCCCTCAACGCCAGCGGCGCGCGCCCCGACGGCACGACTCCCCTCAGCCGGGCCAACGGCGACACCGTCTTCGGCAACTTCTTCGGCCAGTCCGCGTTCGCCAGCCACGCAATCGCGCACCGCAGCAACGTCGTCAAGGTGCCCGCCGACCTGCCGCCCGCGATCGCCGCGCCGCTCGGCTGCGGCGTGCAGACCGGCGTCGGCACGGTCCTCAACGTGCTGCGCCCGCCGAAGGGTTCGTCCGTGGCGGTCTTCGGCACCGGGAGCGTCGGCCTCAGCTCCGTCATGGCCGCGGTCGCCGAGGGCTGTGACGTCATCGCCGTCGACCCGCTTCCCGCCCGCCGCGCCAAGGCCCTGGAATTCGGTGCCACCGCGGCCGTCGACCCCACCACCGACGACGTCGCCGAGGCCGTCCGCGACCTCACCGGCGGCGGGCCCCATCACGCCATCGACACCACCGGACAGGCCGAGGTGATCTCCCAGGCCGTCACCGCGCTGCGCAGGCAAGGCACCCTGGCACTGGTCGGCATCGGCGGTCAGGCCACGTTCGACATCATGACCGTGATGACCAAGGGCCTCCGGATCCGCGGGGTGATCGAGGGTGACGCCCGGCCCGCCGAGTTCATCCCGCACCTCGTCGCGCTCCACCGCGAGGGCACACTTCCCCTCCACGACATCATCACCGAGTTCCCGTTCGCCGAGATCGAGCGCGCCGCCCAGGCCGCCTCCGCCGGTCAGGTCATCAAGCCCGTGCTCCGCTTCGGCTGA
- a CDS encoding DUF4334 domain-containing protein, producing the protein MDAEQARARIAAIRAAGGKVTAEELDDLWAALEPVRPEDILGPWKGSAFVTGHRVEGLLKAANWHGKDFRSLSDVRPLICRGPDGELFSHVEAGKGEASLWMVEFRGESTASMVYDGQPVIDHFKRLDDTTLLGVMNGKDVLDDGRYFYFLLDRD; encoded by the coding sequence ATGGACGCCGAACAGGCCCGTGCCCGTATCGCCGCCATCCGCGCGGCCGGCGGAAAGGTGACCGCCGAGGAACTGGACGATCTGTGGGCCGCTCTGGAGCCGGTACGGCCCGAGGACATCCTCGGCCCCTGGAAGGGCAGCGCATTCGTCACCGGGCACCGTGTCGAGGGCCTGCTGAAAGCCGCCAACTGGCATGGCAAGGACTTCCGTTCCCTCTCCGACGTACGGCCGCTGATCTGCCGCGGCCCGGACGGGGAGCTGTTCTCCCACGTCGAGGCGGGCAAGGGCGAGGCCAGCTTGTGGATGGTCGAATTCCGCGGGGAGTCGACCGCCTCGATGGTGTACGACGGCCAGCCCGTCATCGACCACTTCAAGCGCCTCGACGACACCACCCTCCTGGGCGTCATGAACGGCAAGGACGTCCTCGACGACGGCCGGTACTTCTACTTCCTCCTCGACCGCGACTGA
- a CDS encoding alpha/beta fold hydrolase, with protein MSGYVADPARLGETRLSDGRWLGWAEWGPKDGVPVLLCPGAATSRWLGFGADVVEQQGVRLVSVDRPGLGASTPHPGRTFADFAGDIRQLLALRGLGRVPVVGGSQGAPFALACATAGIASALAVVSGADEIAAPEFAAALPAELRGLVERTAADPAGAEEFFAGFTAEAMWNMVMDRSPDCDLAVYREPRFADAYRRALDEAFAGGAAAGYARDTVLAMGRWPFRLSEITVPVDIWYGERDTGHSPDNGAFLATRIPGAERRLVPDAGGSLLWTHADAVLASLLRRAGVAGVAGVTSGETA; from the coding sequence ATGAGCGGTTACGTTGCCGACCCTGCCCGACTCGGTGAGACCCGGCTGTCCGACGGCCGATGGCTCGGGTGGGCGGAGTGGGGGCCGAAGGACGGCGTGCCCGTACTGCTGTGCCCGGGTGCGGCGACGAGCCGATGGCTGGGCTTCGGCGCCGACGTCGTCGAGCAGCAGGGCGTACGCCTCGTCTCGGTGGACCGCCCGGGACTCGGGGCTTCCACGCCGCACCCGGGGCGGACGTTCGCCGACTTCGCCGGTGACATCCGCCAACTCCTCGCGCTGCGCGGGCTGGGACGCGTTCCGGTGGTCGGCGGTTCGCAGGGGGCACCGTTCGCGCTGGCCTGCGCCACGGCGGGGATCGCGTCCGCGCTGGCCGTCGTCTCGGGCGCGGACGAGATCGCCGCACCCGAGTTCGCCGCCGCGCTGCCGGCGGAGCTGCGCGGCCTGGTCGAGCGGACGGCGGCCGACCCCGCGGGCGCCGAGGAGTTCTTCGCCGGGTTCACCGCGGAGGCCATGTGGAACATGGTCATGGACCGGAGCCCGGACTGCGACCTGGCCGTCTACCGCGAACCGCGGTTCGCGGACGCCTACCGCCGCGCCCTGGACGAAGCCTTCGCCGGTGGAGCGGCGGCCGGTTACGCCCGGGACACGGTGCTGGCCATGGGGCGCTGGCCGTTCCGCCTGTCGGAGATCACCGTCCCCGTCGACATCTGGTACGGCGAACGCGACACCGGCCACTCCCCCGACAACGGCGCGTTCCTGGCCACCCGCATTCCCGGCGCCGAGCGCCGTCTGGTTCCGGATGCCGGCGGCTCCCTCCTGTGGACACATGCCGATGCCGTCCTCGCCTCGCTGCTCCGGAGAGCCGGGGTGGCCGGGGTGGCCGGGGTGACGTCCGGCGAGACGGCGTGA